The following nucleotide sequence is from Paenibacillus andongensis.
ATAAGTTAAAAATTTGAAACAATTTGATGAAAACGCTTGCAATTAAGCGCTTTCAAGAGAAAAAACGAAAAAAACAAAGTTTTTTGTGAATTTTAACACATTTTTAGCAGGATTCCGGACTTTTTTGTCGTATTTACTATTTTACCAAAAAATTTTTCCTAACAAATATAAGTGGAATTGGGAGAGAACCGTATGCACGTTCGTTCATTTCAGCTTGGTGATACCTCTTCGGTGAAGACACTTCTGCAGGATGTTTTATCGGAAACCTGTTATGAGGAAACGATTGAAGCTTTCGCACGTCAGCTATCATGGGATACAGAGCTTGTTTTAATTGCTCAAGAAGAAGATGAAGTTGTAGGCATGATTATCGGTACGATTGATAACAACAATGGCTACTACTATCGGATCGCAGTTGCAACAGAGTATCAACGTAAAGGTATCGGTAAAGCATTGATCGAAGCAATGAAGCAAAGGTTCCTTCATCGGAACGTGAAGAAGATAATGGTGACGGTGGATGTCCATAATGAAATGGTGCTGCCTGTGTACGAGTCTGCTGGTTACAGTACATCGGACTTTTCCCGTACCGCACATCGTCTTAGCATTGTGAAGAAAGTCAGTGTTTAACTGATCGTTCGGATGTCCATGAAATGAATAGATTTGGAACGAGGGAAGCATATCTGTGCCGCCATTGCAATTGGGGGTCAGATATGCTTTTCTATATAATATGGGAACTTTTCGGCAGCTATGAAATAGAGGAGCTTTGGACATGGATAACTTCGCGCCGTATGTGATAAAAAGCTTCAAACATGATGGACATCTTCACCGGATGTGGCTAACGAATTGGCGAGTTCCACAGCACATCCTACATGCCGATCATCAGCAGCAAGAAATGATGGTGTTTATTAACAGCCAGACCAAGATTCAGGAAGCTGACGGCAAGGAATGGGTTAGCCGCATTCCAGGGGTATCTTTTTTTATTCCCAAAATGTGGTTTAATATTGTTGCACTTATCGAAGAAACAGGTGTTAGATACTACTGCAATGTTGCATCTCCCCTGTATGTGACCCAGCAAGTACTGACTTATATTGACTACGACCTTGATGTTATTCGGATGCCGGATCGTTCCGTGCATATCGTAGATCAAGATGAATATGAACGCCATAAACTGAATTATCACTATTCTTCGCTTGTGGAAACGAAGGTGAAGGAAGGTCTTGCAGCTTTGCTATCGTTGGTGAACGAGGACAAGCCGCCGTTTCAAGACGATATGGTCATGTATTATTACGAGCAGTGGGAAAAGTATAAGAACGGAGGAGCATAAATGAGCTTCTTTGTAGGACGCAGTGAATCGAATAAGGCAGCTTCTCAATCTAAGACCTATAATGAGGCTAAAAGCCTAACCCATGAGCTATGGGATTGGACGAAATCCATTCTTGTAGCTCTTCTTGTCGTTATTCTCGTACACCAATTCGGATTCAATCTCTCCACGGTTCGAGGTCACTCGATGCAGCCCACTTTGCAGGAAGGGGAGTGGTTGTTCGTGAATAAGGCCATTACGTACCTGAAGGCACCCAAACGCGGAGAGATTGTCATTCTCAAAGAGTCTGAGGAGTTTGTCGCGGTGCAGCATCCTTTCCTAGTTAAAAGGATTGTCGCGATTGCGGGCGACGTGGTGCAGGGCCGAGCCGGATATTTGTATATCAACGGCGACAAGATGGAGGAGCCGTATACGGATACGCTCATCGAGGACGGAGACTTTGGCCCGACACGCGTCGGGCAAGGCCACGTCTTCGTGATGGGCGATAATCGCCATGCGGCGGCAAGTGGCGACAGCCGCAGGTTCGGGGCTGTTCCGATCGGACAGATCCAAGGACGGGCCGAGTATGTGCTGTGGCCATTCGCGATGGCCGCGAAGCTTTAACATTAACGGACGCGAAAGAAGAGAGAGGTGAGAGGATTGGCGGTTTCCATAGCAGCAGGAACAGATGCGGATTGGCGCAGGCTACAACAAGAGATAGTGGAAGCCGCGCCATCTCTCGGTATTGATAAGATCGGCTTCACGTCAGCGGAGCCGTTCACGGAACTGAAAGAGATCCTTCTCCGCCATAGGGAGAAGGGGTTTGAATCCGGCTTCGAGGAGCCGGATATCGAGAAGCGGGTACATCCCAGCTTAAGCTTCGACGCGCCGCAGTCGATCATTTCTATCGCTGTTGCGTACCCGTCGAAACTGCCGAACCCTCCCCGATCCGAGCCTGGGGCTTATCGGGGGATTATTTCGCGCTCCTCGTGGGGGAGCGACTACCACGACGTGCTTCGCGATCGGCTCGCGAAGCTGGAGGCTTTCATCGCGGAGCGAGTGCCTGACGCGAGACTGCAGAGCATGGTCGACACGGGTGCACTGGTCGACCGAGCCGTAGCCGAGCGGGCCGGGATCGGCTGGACCGGCAAAAATTGCGCCGTCATCACCCCCGAGTGGGGATCGTGGGTTTATTTGGGCGAAATGATCACGAATATACCGTTTACATCCGATACATCTATTATGGATCAGTGCGGGGACTGCACGATTTGTATCGATGCTTGTCCCACGGGAGCGCTGGTTGGCCCGGGGCAGCTAAATTCAAGCCGCTGCATCTCCTTCATCACACAGACCAAAGGCTATGTCGATGATGAGTTTAAGCTCAAAATCGGCAACCGCCTCTACGGCTGTGATACCTGCCAGATCGTCTGTCCGAAGAACAAGGGGATGAACTGGACGCATCACCCGGAGCTAGAGCCTGACCCCGAGAAGGTCAAGCCGCTATTAATCCCCTTGCTGACCATGTCAAACAAGGATTTCAAAGAGCAGTACGGGCGCATCGCAGCGTCCTGGAGAGGCAAGAAGCCGATCCAGCGCAATGCGATTATCGCGCTGGGGAATTTCAAGGACAGATCAGCTGTGCCCGTCCTAAGAGAGCTGCTGCTGACCGATCCGCGACCTGAGATCAGGGCTGCGGCGGCTTGGGCACTAGGGCGGATTGGCGGCGAAGATGCTGCGGCCGCTCTTGATAAAGCCCGAGCAGCCGAGCAGGAACCTGCTGTTAAGCAAGATATCGAGAAGGCACTCGATGTTATAAGCCATTCTACACCTGAGTTGGGGGAGAAAGAGCAGATATGACGCAGAAACAGACACATGCTGCGACCATCCTTTCCTATACGGAGGTTACCTCTCCAATAGGTCCGCTTGTTCTTGTATCGACCTTACAGGGGCTGTGCAAGGTTGATTTCGGCACCTACGATCAGAACCAAGAGAAGCTGCAGCAATGGGCTAACCGCTGGTTTGGCAGGCATGAGCTGCAAGAGAATGCAGATCAGCTCGAACCAGTTGTGAAACAGCTGGAGCAGTATTTTAGAAGAGAACGTTTAAGTTTTGAGGGTGAACTGGATTTACAGGGAACTGATTTTCAGAAACAAGTCTGGACAGCACTGCTTTCTATTCCATATGGAGAGACAGCTTCCTATAAACATATTGCAGAAGCCATAGGCTCACCGAAAGCCGTCAGAGCGGTTGGTGGAGCTAACAATAAAAACCCGATTCCGGTCATTATCCCCTGTCATCGCATTATTGGCGCTAGTGGCGACCTGGTCGGCTACGGCGGAGGGCTCCCGATTAAAGTGCTCTTGCTTGATTTGGAACGAAGCCCCAATACGGTGATAACTAATAAATAAAACGTGGAGTGAATCCTATGAAATATGTGCATTTGGATTCCGTTGAGCCGGGTCAAATTTTGGGCCGAACGATATTTGCCAGCAATGGAGCCGTTTTGCTTTCAGAAGATGTGCAATTAACGGTGTTTATGATTAACACACTTAACCGAATCGGAGTCACGATGATTTACATCAAAGACCCGAACCTAGAGGATGTAGAGATTCCGGAAATTCTTTCGGATGAAACCAAGCGTATCGTCATGCAGCAAATGGGTCAAACGTTCGCGGCTATCCAATCGGGTAAGGAATTTAACTCGCGAGCTATGAGTATTTCGATTAATACGCTGCTCGATGAGATCATGAAAAATCGTGATGTCCTCGTGCAGTTGACGGATATTCGTACGCAAGATAACGAGATGTATGTTCATGCAACGAACGTCTGTATGATGGCCGTGCTCATTGGGATTAATATGGGATTCAATGGAACCCAATTGAAGGAGCTCGCCATTGGTGCGCTTCTGCATGATGTGGGCAAGGTGGAGCTTGTTTGCGATGATGAATCGCCCGATATGAAGAGGCATCATACTTGGCGCGGTTTCGAGCTTCTGAAGAACAAGCGGGAATTCAGTCTGCTTATTGCCCATGTGGCCTTCCAGCATCATGAAATGCTTAACGGTCAAGGAGTTCCGAGAGGACTTATGAGTGAAGAGATTCATATTTATGCGAAAATTACGGCCGTAGCGAATATGTATGATAATCTGCTCTTCGATGTCTCCTTAGGGCGTCGTATGCTGCCGCATGAGGCTTGCGAGCATATGATGGCGCTAGCGGAGACCAAGCTTGATCGCGATGTTTTGATCCAGTTTCTGAAAATCGTCTCGATCTATCCGACGGGGGCTTCCGTTCGTTTGTCCAATCGGGAAACGGGTGTTGTTGTCGGACAGCATAGAGGACTGCCAAGCCGTCCAATTGTTAGAATCGTGAAGCAGGATGCGATGGACAAGGCGCTGGATATTAAAGAAATTGATCTAGCCAAGCATACGACCGTTTTCATCGAACAGGTTCTGTAATAACGGGGCCGTCATTTGTAAAAAGATGAATAGAAATGATATGATAAGGCAAGCAATCGATACCAATTTGTACATGCAGGGGGCATAAAATATGTGGAGTTATCTGATTCCCATTCTCACGTTAATTGTTGGTTTGGTCGGTGGGTTCTTTATCGGCGTATTCTATTTAAAAAGACAGCTGGAATCCATGCAGAACAATCCGGAAATGCTGCAAAAAATGGCCAAGCAAATGGGCTACAACATGAACAAGCAGCAGCTGAACAAAGCGCAGCAAATGATGAAAAACCAAAAGTGGAAATAAGACACCTTTGAGTGTAGCTCAAAGAAACCTATCAAAAGGAGAGACTTTGAGCTTCATTCAAAGTCTCTCTATTAGGTATAACGAAAGTAGGACATACCAGTACTATTCAGAGGTGGCTCAAGCGATGGCTAGCAACAAAGACCGCATCATGGAAGCTGCCATGGATTTATTTCACGATCATGGTTTTCAAGGAACGGGTCTGGAAGATATATTGACGAGCAGCGGAGTTTGCAAGAGCAATTTTTACTACCATTTTAAAAGTAAAGAAGAACTGGGTTTGAAAGTTATTGAGCGTAAGGTGCAGGAGATGCGGCAATCTGTGATGGAGCCTAGTCTAGGTAATGTGAAATTATCTCCGAAGCAGCGGGTGCTGAGCTTGTTTGAACGCATGCTGGCGTTTTGTGAGGAGCATGAATGCCGTAGAGGTTGCTTCTTCGGTAATCTGGCACTGGAGCTAAGCGATAGCTCTGAGGAGCTGCGTAAGCCGCTCAGCCGCTTTTTCAGTGAACTTACGGCTGAGGTGGAATCCTGTTTGCAGGAAGGTAAGAGACGAGGTGAGCTGCTGCTGCAGGGGTTAACCCCAGTGGAGCTGGCGACCCCTATTGTGTCCCTTCTACAGGGTGGGATGCTGCTTACCAAAACGCACAAAGACAGCAGAGCTCTGCGCGACAGTATCAAAGTTTTGACCGTTTGTATAGGGTAGAGGATAAGAAAGAGGAGTGATAAAAAGATGGCGTCTATTGACTACAAAAATACAAGAGTTGCTGAGAATCGGGAGCTGATTGAACAGCATGTCCGCGAGATTTTACGGCTAATTGGCGAAGATGTAGATCGGGAAGGTTTGTTAGACACACCTGCTCGCGTAACCCGTATGTATGAAGAAATATTTTCGGGCTATGAGGCGAATCCGCGCGATGTGATGGGTGTAACTTTTGATGAACAGCACGAAGAGCTGGTTATTATTAAAGATATTATCTATTACAGTCAATGCGAGCATCATATGGCGCCCTTTTTCGGGAAAGTGCATGTAGGTTACTTACCAAGCGGGAAAGTGGCTGGACTTAGCAAATTCGCTCGTCTGGTTGATGTAATTACTCGTAAGCTGCAGGTGCAGGAGCGGATTACTTCAGAAATCGCCGACATTCTAGATGATGTGCTGAAGCCGCATGGCGTCATGGTTGTTGTTGAGGGAGAACATATGTGCATGTGCTCAAGAGGCGTGAAGAAATACGGTAGTAAAACGATTACCTCAGCTGTTCGCGGTTCTTTCCGCTCGGACTCGACACTTCGTGCCGAATTTCTGTCTTTGTTAAAATAAGCAATGCGTACGAGGGATGTGCATGGAGACAATAGTCTTGTGCAGCATCCCTTTTTTTGTTCAGGAAGTTCCGGATGACTTGTTGCTAGGTAGACGATATAGTATTATTTTACCACGTAAGAAAGTTTAAGATGTTCGGACCTTGATTGAGGTTTTCTCTTATAATACAAGATCCCCAAGGGACTTTTGTACATGCTTTCGCATAAACTGATAAGAAGATGCAGAGGTATACGGAGTGGCTAATTGAACAAAGAGACTATGAACTATACCGGGGGTCCGGCAACAGCACTAGAGGAGGCAAGCATATGAACAACATACGAAAATATCGGCCAGGTGAGGCTGGTTCCTCTAAATTGAGTGAAGAACGGGATGAATTTGAGCGGGATTATGCGAGGTTAATCCAATCTCCGACCTTTCGTCGGCTGCAGGGAAAGTCGCAGGTGTTCGGCGCAGGTTCAGGTGATTACTATCGAACGCGTCTAACCCATTCGCTCGAAGTTGCCCAAATCGCCAGAGAAGTGGCGAAGCGGTTAGAACGGACGAATCCTTTTTTGAGCAAAAGGGAGCATCCAGGCTTGATTATTGATCCTACTGTCGTCGAGTGTGCGTCAATCGCTCACGACTTCGGTCACCCGCCGTTCGGGCATAAAGGGGAAGAGGTTCTGAATCATATTCTGATGAGGGATCATAGCTTGAAATATGAAGGCAACGCCCAAAATTTCCGTATCCTGATGTTTCTCGAAAAAAGAGCAGGCAGTGAAAGCGGCCTGGATCTTACAGCCGCGGTACTTCTTGGCATTAATAAGTATCCATTTTCAATCGAGGAAGAAGGCCGACTTAAGGGTGTCTATGCCTCGGAGTGGGAAATCATTCGTGATCTGCGCTCGCAATGGAACATGCCGGAGGGCTGCTCGACCTTGGAAGCACAACTGATGGATTTATGCGACGATATCGCCTACTCCACGCATGATATTGAAGATGGTATTCGTGCTGGCAAAATTCAAATGAACGCAACCTTTTTTGAAGATCAAAGATTGATCCGCCACGTGGTCATGGAAATATTAAATGATCCGAACAAGCATAAATTCGGCTGGGAACAAGTCAATATCGAGCAAATGGTCAGGCAAGTTCTGTCGGACTACCTAGAACAATGGGAGCAAATTTTCTCAGAATGCAACGGGGAAGAATCGCGTACGCGTAGAGAGATGAAAGCCCGCTGGGTGAGCTCTTTCGCGAGCAGTCTGGACATTATTGATGACCCTGACCGAGGCTGGAAAAAGGTTGCGCTCGTGAAAGACGAAGCCGAGGATATGAATCTGCTGCGCACGATGGAAATTCTCAAGAAGCTTGCATGGGTCACGCTGATCAAAGACTTCCGCGTGCTGCGCCTCCAAAAACGCAGCGAGATCATCGTCGAGCGCCTGTGGGACAGCTTCATCG
It contains:
- a CDS encoding HD-GYP domain-containing protein translates to MKYVHLDSVEPGQILGRTIFASNGAVLLSEDVQLTVFMINTLNRIGVTMIYIKDPNLEDVEIPEILSDETKRIVMQQMGQTFAAIQSGKEFNSRAMSISINTLLDEIMKNRDVLVQLTDIRTQDNEMYVHATNVCMMAVLIGINMGFNGTQLKELAIGALLHDVGKVELVCDDESPDMKRHHTWRGFELLKNKREFSLLIAHVAFQHHEMLNGQGVPRGLMSEEIHIYAKITAVANMYDNLLFDVSLGRRMLPHEACEHMMALAETKLDRDVLIQFLKIVSIYPTGASVRLSNRETGVVVGQHRGLPSRPIVRIVKQDAMDKALDIKEIDLAKHTTVFIEQVL
- a CDS encoding YneF family protein yields the protein MWSYLIPILTLIVGLVGGFFIGVFYLKRQLESMQNNPEMLQKMAKQMGYNMNKQQLNKAQQMMKNQKWK
- a CDS encoding methylated-DNA--[protein]-cysteine S-methyltransferase, whose product is MTQKQTHAATILSYTEVTSPIGPLVLVSTLQGLCKVDFGTYDQNQEKLQQWANRWFGRHELQENADQLEPVVKQLEQYFRRERLSFEGELDLQGTDFQKQVWTALLSIPYGETASYKHIAEAIGSPKAVRAVGGANNKNPIPVIIPCHRIIGASGDLVGYGGGLPIKVLLLDLERSPNTVITNK
- a CDS encoding TetR/AcrR family transcriptional regulator; its protein translation is MASNKDRIMEAAMDLFHDHGFQGTGLEDILTSSGVCKSNFYYHFKSKEELGLKVIERKVQEMRQSVMEPSLGNVKLSPKQRVLSLFERMLAFCEEHECRRGCFFGNLALELSDSSEELRKPLSRFFSELTAEVESCLQEGKRRGELLLQGLTPVELATPIVSLLQGGMLLTKTHKDSRALRDSIKVLTVCIG
- the folE gene encoding GTP cyclohydrolase I FolE; protein product: MASIDYKNTRVAENRELIEQHVREILRLIGEDVDREGLLDTPARVTRMYEEIFSGYEANPRDVMGVTFDEQHEELVIIKDIIYYSQCEHHMAPFFGKVHVGYLPSGKVAGLSKFARLVDVITRKLQVQERITSEIADILDDVLKPHGVMVVVEGEHMCMCSRGVKKYGSKTITSAVRGSFRSDSTLRAEFLSLLK
- a CDS encoding deoxyguanosinetriphosphate triphosphohydrolase family protein, which codes for MNNIRKYRPGEAGSSKLSEERDEFERDYARLIQSPTFRRLQGKSQVFGAGSGDYYRTRLTHSLEVAQIAREVAKRLERTNPFLSKREHPGLIIDPTVVECASIAHDFGHPPFGHKGEEVLNHILMRDHSLKYEGNAQNFRILMFLEKRAGSESGLDLTAAVLLGINKYPFSIEEEGRLKGVYASEWEIIRDLRSQWNMPEGCSTLEAQLMDLCDDIAYSTHDIEDGIRAGKIQMNATFFEDQRLIRHVVMEILNDPNKHKFGWEQVNIEQMVRQVLSDYLEQWEQIFSECNGEESRTRREMKARWVSSFASSLDIIDDPDRGWKKVALVKDEAEDMNLLRTMEILKKLAWVTLIKDFRVLRLQKRSEIIVERLWDSFIDKDKGQWIMPPDWIDSYERRNATWSWPRFVADYISGMTDAYAEKVYAELFASKSGSIYEMD
- a CDS encoding DUF402 domain-containing protein; translation: MDNFAPYVIKSFKHDGHLHRMWLTNWRVPQHILHADHQQQEMMVFINSQTKIQEADGKEWVSRIPGVSFFIPKMWFNIVALIEETGVRYYCNVASPLYVTQQVLTYIDYDLDVIRMPDRSVHIVDQDEYERHKLNYHYSSLVETKVKEGLAALLSLVNEDKPPFQDDMVMYYYEQWEKYKNGGA
- a CDS encoding GNAT family N-acetyltransferase yields the protein MHVRSFQLGDTSSVKTLLQDVLSETCYEETIEAFARQLSWDTELVLIAQEEDEVVGMIIGTIDNNNGYYYRIAVATEYQRKGIGKALIEAMKQRFLHRNVKKIMVTVDVHNEMVLPVYESAGYSTSDFSRTAHRLSIVKKVSV
- the queG gene encoding tRNA epoxyqueuosine(34) reductase QueG, giving the protein MAVSIAAGTDADWRRLQQEIVEAAPSLGIDKIGFTSAEPFTELKEILLRHREKGFESGFEEPDIEKRVHPSLSFDAPQSIISIAVAYPSKLPNPPRSEPGAYRGIISRSSWGSDYHDVLRDRLAKLEAFIAERVPDARLQSMVDTGALVDRAVAERAGIGWTGKNCAVITPEWGSWVYLGEMITNIPFTSDTSIMDQCGDCTICIDACPTGALVGPGQLNSSRCISFITQTKGYVDDEFKLKIGNRLYGCDTCQIVCPKNKGMNWTHHPELEPDPEKVKPLLIPLLTMSNKDFKEQYGRIAASWRGKKPIQRNAIIALGNFKDRSAVPVLRELLLTDPRPEIRAAAAWALGRIGGEDAAAALDKARAAEQEPAVKQDIEKALDVISHSTPELGEKEQI
- the lepB gene encoding signal peptidase I, producing the protein MSFFVGRSESNKAASQSKTYNEAKSLTHELWDWTKSILVALLVVILVHQFGFNLSTVRGHSMQPTLQEGEWLFVNKAITYLKAPKRGEIVILKESEEFVAVQHPFLVKRIVAIAGDVVQGRAGYLYINGDKMEEPYTDTLIEDGDFGPTRVGQGHVFVMGDNRHAAASGDSRRFGAVPIGQIQGRAEYVLWPFAMAAKL